A stretch of Cytophagales bacterium DNA encodes these proteins:
- the carA gene encoding glutamine-hydrolyzing carbamoyl-phosphate synthase small subunit translates to MTKHDLNPERIKAVLLLEDGSFFEGYAIGKIGTSGGEICFNTGMTGYQEIYTDPSYYGQIIINTTAHIGNYGVHPEEDESAHPMIKGLVVNEFTQRHSRLTSEESLDDYLKRHDTVGIAGIDTRKLVRHVRKSGAMNAIISSELDEVEALKSKLAEVPNMEQLELSSKVTTAEPYDLNEDADGLKIAVLDLGVKRSILKNFVKRNCKVRVFPAKTSYEDLKAWKPDGYFLSNGPGDPGVMDYAVDTVKAILDDDQPTFGICLGNQILARAVGIGTYKMHHGHRGLNHPVKNLKRGLGEITSQNHGFAVNMEELEASGRAELTHIDLNDNTVEGLRVLDKPAFSVQYHPESSPGPHDSTYLFDDFINLITENKS, encoded by the coding sequence ATGACAAAGCACGACCTAAACCCTGAAAGAATCAAAGCAGTGCTATTGCTTGAAGATGGTTCTTTTTTCGAAGGCTATGCCATTGGTAAGATCGGCACTTCAGGTGGCGAGATTTGTTTCAACACGGGAATGACCGGATATCAGGAGATCTACACAGATCCTTCTTATTATGGTCAGATCATCATCAACACCACAGCACATATAGGAAATTACGGTGTTCATCCTGAAGAGGACGAATCAGCACATCCTATGATCAAAGGGTTGGTGGTCAATGAGTTTACTCAAAGACACAGTCGTTTGACCTCTGAGGAGTCATTAGATGACTATCTGAAAAGACATGATACGGTAGGAATTGCGGGTATTGATACCAGAAAACTGGTCCGTCATGTACGCAAGTCCGGTGCGATGAACGCGATCATTTCCTCGGAGCTGGATGAAGTTGAAGCGTTGAAGTCCAAACTTGCGGAGGTACCCAACATGGAGCAATTGGAGTTGTCTTCCAAAGTAACCACTGCAGAACCTTACGATCTCAATGAAGACGCAGATGGGTTGAAAATTGCGGTGTTGGACTTAGGTGTGAAACGATCCATCTTGAAAAACTTCGTCAAAAGAAATTGTAAAGTACGCGTATTCCCTGCCAAAACTTCCTATGAGGACTTGAAGGCCTGGAAACCTGATGGATATTTCTTATCAAACGGACCAGGAGATCCAGGTGTAATGGATTATGCCGTGGATACGGTAAAAGCCATTCTTGATGATGATCAGCCTACTTTTGGTATTTGCTTAGGAAATCAGATCCTGGCACGCGCGGTAGGAATCGGTACTTATAAAATGCACCATGGTCACCGGGGATTAAATCACCCTGTAAAGAATTTGAAAAGAGGCCTGGGTGAGATCACTTCCCAAAATCACGGTTTTGCTGTGAACATGGAAGAACTGGAAGCATCTGGTCGGGCCGAATTGACCCACATTGACCTCAATGATAATACTGTGGAAGGCCTTCGGGTCTTAGACAAGCCGGCGTTTTCTGTACAATATCACCCCGAGTCTTCGCCAGGCCCACATGATTCTACCTACTTATTTGATGATTTTATAAACTTAATAACAGAAAACAAATCATGA